The Paenibacillus spongiae nucleotide sequence CGGTCTGTACCATAGCCGTAACCCGTTCTTTCTCGAAGGCCAACGTTTTCAAGCCCGAGGATTGTCCGGCGATACGGGCGATCTCATAGGGGTTGCCACGCTCGTAAGTGGTCAGCCCCGCGGCATCCGTCCCGGCAAACCGGGAGGCCAGCTTCAAGATATCGTCCATTGTCGCCGACTCGTCCGGCAGGGGGATGTTATGTTTGGCAAACAGCGTCTTGTTGACAAACAACGCGCTCGACTGGAATTCGACCGGCAAACCATACAGCTCCCCGCCGCCCGCATTGCGGAGCAGGTCGATCAACGGCTTATGAATCGCTTCCACATCGAAATTGCTTTGCTTGATGAGTGTATCAAGCGCCTTCAGCTTCCCGTCCGCCGCAAGCTCCCTATACTTGTGCATCGGGAGCATGAGCAGGTCAGCATTCTCCTTGGCAAACCATTCCGAATATTTATCCGGATCTTGGAGGATTTCGCCTGATGCAAAGACCGTCTCGATCTGGACGAAAGGATGCCGAATGATGAATGGTTTCTTGATATTGTCAAAATCACCATACTCCACAAGCCCGACCTTCAGCACAGCCTCTTGACCGGCTAGAGGGTCATCGAAGATCGATGCCAGAGCATCATTGGAAGCCCCTTGTCCTGCCAGTTGCTTCAAATCATCGCGAAACCACCAACCGCCGCCAAGCAGCAGGGTGATGCTCAGAACTGCTGCCACTGCTCGGAACGGAGATTTTCGTGCATTGCGTTCATTCGATCGCATACGAATACGTTCCCTCACTTTACGTTCAAGTTTCGAGGTGAACCCATTCGTGAGCGGTGGCTTGCCGGCGAGCCGCCCTTCCCAATCCTGTTCCGGACCATTCATACCCACTCTTCCTCCCCGCATGCAGCCGTCTCCTTCGCCCATTTGCGGTTCACCGCTGCGCGCGCGCGGTGAAGCCTCGATTTGACCGTGCCTTCGGACACCCCTAGCAGCTCTGCCGCTTCCTTCATCGAGAGCCCATAATGGCTGTTAAGCAGCAGCGCTTCTCTCAGCTTGCGGGGCAGCTCAAGCACGATGGACCAGACCTCCTCCATATCCAGCTTGTCCATCGTTTCCCGTTCCGCTGAAGGATGCATTTCCCGGTCGAACCAGACCGGAAGAAGCGTCACCTTGCGCAGCCAGGAGGAGCGAAGAGCATCCCTGGCTTTGTTGCGCGTGATCGCCAGCAGCCATGTCTTGACGGACGATTGCCCCCGGAAATCGTAGAGTCGCTCGTATACCTTGACGAACACATCCTGGGCGATGTCATCCGCAAGCTCCCTCTGCCGGGTTAAGAAGAAGGCAAAGTTCCATACATCCTTGCCATATTCCCGCATCAGCTCATCGAGAACCGCAGAGCGGTCTAGTCCGCCGGTCACATGTTTCAAATAGTCGAACTGCTGCAAGTCGTTCACCTCTCACAAGTAGACGATTCAAGAAAAGAATGGTTCCCTTCTATTCGACGGGTAACGGGAACGCCGTCTTGAACAGCGACTGAAAGCGCTCCGACGTCTTGAAATAATACGTTTCTCCCGCGGCTTGCAGGATCAAATAACGCCCCTGCAGATCGACTTCAAACTGCATTCGGCGAAACCTATCCTGCTCATGGTCCTGATGAAGCTGCAAATACAAGACAGCCTCTCCAGGTTCATGATCAATCTCGTCAATCCCTTCTGATTCCAGCAAAGCTTCATAGAGCTCCAAGCCTTTCGCGTCCCGCTCCGTCACCATATTAAACGTTTGTCCCCCGCCATCCGATACCGTCATATTGAAGCCATCCTCCGCCGGGATTAATTCCTTATGTAGATAGGTCGTGATCTCGTTGCGGGGGAAGAAGAGCCGGTCAATGCGTTGATCAAGCGGATAAAGGCCGATAAGGAACAGCAGCGCGCCCAGCAGGATCGCCGTTTGCTTAACCTTTCGGTTAAGAGCCGCCCGTCTTTGCAGCATGTAGGCAATCAATAGGCCGGCGGGCAGCGGAAACTCATTCATCCGGAAAGTAAATGCAGCCAGCAGCATATAACCCGCAACTTTGAGCCATAGATACGGCTCCGGCTGTTTATCCGACTTTCTGTAGACGATGGCCGAAAGCAGGAGAAGCAGGCCATAGAACACGCTGAGCGATATCACCGTAGCCAGCTGCGAGACATTCATTAAACTTGTATTCATGTCGTTGTCCACAATCATTGCGTGCATCTCTCCTAACCTAAATTAAAACGACAGCGCCGGTGCGCTGCCGATCTTCACCTCTAAGTATGCGATATTCAAGCGATGATTTGTTAAACAATTCCTTTTATTATTATACGGTTATCTCCGCGCTTTGGTTGAGAAATTCGGCCGAATAAATCCAAAAAGCATAAGAAGAAACGGTTATCGCCGTTCCCTCGCTTCTATTTACAGCGCAAAAAGAGCATGAAGCCGTCCGCGGTGTCCCCGCTTGTAGGGCGACTTCATGCTCTTCATCCATTCATTGCGCGAGGCTTAATGAGTCCCCGCGCTTGCTGCGATTGGCGCACCGGACATCTCGCGGACAGGCGCTTTATGCTTGAAGATCGGGACGAGCAGCAGCGCTCCCGCAAACATCAGCAATCCGGCGATTGAATAGATCGTCACGAGCGGCATCACCTTCATTAACAGACCGGATGTCGCGATCGTCGTGACCATCATTCCGCTGAACATCGGACTAACCACGCCATTCACCCGGCCCACGAAGGATTCCTCGGACCACTGCAGCATCATCGTGCTGATGGCCACTTGGATGACCGGGAAGAACAGCCCGTTCGTGAACTGGAGAACCATCGTTAACGTAACGTTCGTCGAGAAGCCGATGCCGATCATGCAGACGGTGTTCACTAGCATGCCTAGCGCGAGCATCTTCTGCGGCGATAACCGCTTCGCCAAGGCCATGACCGATATCCCTCCGATAAGCATAGCCACGCCGTTAACCATCATCATAAATTGCAAAAATTCCTTCGGCTTGCCGAGCCGCTCCGTCACGATAAACAGCCCTAACGTCTGCACAATACCGACTGCAAGGCCGGCAAGCGCGAACGTGCCGCATAATGTGCGAAGCACCTGACTGCGCATCACATAGCGGATCCCATCCTTCAGATCCTGCGTTACACGACGTTTGACAGCCCCGGCATGCTCCTCTTTCCGATCTGCCGGTATACGAACCAGAACGAGTGCGGAGAGCAGGAACGCGATACCCATAACGGAGATTGATAATTCAATGCCTAGCTGATGATATGCTGCAATGCCAAGCGCAGGCCCGCCTACCATCATGATCGCAACAAGAGTTTGAAAGAAGGCCATCGCCGTCTGCAGCTGATTCTCCGGAATATGCTGCTTGAAGAGCTTCATCACTGAGGGCTGGGAGAACTGGGAGAGAATCGCGGATACCAAAGTGGCGAAATAAATGGCTTCCCACGCTTGGAATACGAGGGTAAGCAATACGACGAAGACCGATACAGAAGACAATATATCGCACCAGATCATCGTTCGTTTCGGACGCCAGCGGTCGGCGAACGTTCCTCCGATAAAGGAAAAGATAAAGATCGGAGCAAATTCGACGAACGAGATCAGCGAGACGGCAACCGGATCGTTGCCCGTCTTATCCGTGACAAACATAAGAATCGCAAAGTTGCGGACCCAAATGCCGATCTGTAATAATACATTCGATAACATAACCGTTTGAAAAAAACGGTTGCGCAGCAGTTGGCCTGCCGCGCCTTGTGACGCCGATACAGACGACATTCTACTACCTCCCTAAAATAGTTGACTGAAGACGACCGCCCAGCATAAGCGATGGTCTTCAATTCCAATCAACGCGCTCTGGGGCGCCGGTTATACCCTGCCGGTTCGAAGGGCTGAAGCTCCTCCAGCCAGAGTTCCTCCAGCGCTTTAAGCTCGTTACGGTATGATTGTATCACGTCACTCCGCAGTCCCGCCCCGTTCGGAAGGATGATATCTTTGTAGTCGTGACGAATATCATCCTCCAGCTTCAGCTGTGCAAGCACTTCAAACTCGAAGCCTACGCCGCCGGACTGAGTCCACTCCGCCTGCAGCGCCTTATTCATGTGCGTGCCCATCTGAAGCATGAACTCCTCCCGCTTCCATACGGAATCAAGCGTAGTAGACGAGCCCACAAACCGCTTGCCGTTATTCCGATTTATAATTTGGTATACGCCCATCGCGCGTTTCTTCATGCCGAATTCGTTCTGTAATTCTTTTCGTCTGTTCATAGCGTGCAAATCCTCCTCTTCGATTAGTCTTCTAATCATTCAACCAATACGCACTGCCGTCATCCTCGCGGTCCAGAAATCCGTAATCGATCAAATACCGGCGGAGCGTCACGTATTCTTCGTCCAGAAAGCGGATCAGAATCTCATTGACTTCCTTCTCATTATACCGGATGCCCTTCTTGAATTTAGCCGTGACATGCTTCAGAAGCGCAACCTTATGCTTCTCCTTGCGCGGCAGCTTGGTGAGCGGGCCATCCGGTCCCAGCGGCAAATATTTGTTCAGCAGCACCGCATACTCGTCCTGCGTCAAGGCATAGCGTTCATCCACCAGCGGGGCTGTTCGATGGATCGGCACGAACTTTGCTCCGCTCGGCACCTTGCTGTCCATCATCTCGATAATGGCGAGGAACAGCTTCGCCTGCTTCGCTTTCTCCTTCAGCGCGAACCGGTGATTGCGGATTGTCGAGGCGCTGCCGCCGCCCGTTAGCCGGACTGTGTCTGCATCGGACATGCCGGAGGCGAAAGCGCCGATCAGCTGCTTCTGCAGATCCGTCAGCCCCGTCGCCTTCTTATCCAGTGACAAATAATATTCAAGCATCGAGCCATGGACGGCTCCAATATGATAAACCGCATATTTACGAGCCTCCAGAAAACGGCCGTCTGCCGGGAACACGACCCCTTCTTCGAACGATTCGCCGCATAGGAGACAAACATAGCTTTCTGATTCTGCTTCGTATAGGAAGCCTTGCTTCAATTCATGCAGCGAAGCACGATCGAATAAGTCCGAGAATATCATAAAACCAAACAACTCCTTATTTCGTCTGCCATAATAATAGACATTATATTATCTTGTTTGTTTTTTATCAATATCCTTACTTAAAAAATCAGCCATCCCGGAATAACAAAGGACCGCCCAAGCGTCATCCTGCGATGACTTCCCGGACGGTCCCAGTGTATAAGGATCGACTTTCAACCTCGTTCACATGCGATAAGTTTTAATTTTCTTCGCTTCAACCTGCGCCTCGAAGCGGCCGGATTGCACGGGAATCGCAGCATGCGGCTGCTCAAGCAAATTCGCAGCCATCACTTCACTCTCCAAGCCATCGGCTGCTATAGAAACGACGGACGCCTTATTCTCGACATTATAGATCCGCAGTACGGCGTTATTGCCATCCACGGACCATTTCAATGCAGACAGCATAACCTCGCCGTCCACCTCCAGGAACGACCTGCGCAGCGGAAGCGCCGGCTTATTCGCATTCGGATCCTCTTCCTTGAACAACCCTTTATGAGCCGTATCCTGCACCCACGCCCTTCCTCGGGTCCACCGCTCTTGATCGATCGGATGCAGCTTCGTCTTGACGCCTTGGTGGAAGCGCTCCGCCTCCTGATAGAGGCGTGTCTTCGATTCATTCGAGAACGGACGAATCGACAGCTCGACTGTAGAAGCTCCGAGACATTGCCCCTTCGGCTGACGATCCTCCTCCAAGCCGACTTCCTCCCGCATGTTGATCGTCTCAACGCCACGCAGAATCGTGATGCCGATCGTGCGGCCTTGATCGGTCATCTCGTACTCGTACAGACCTTTGGCATAAACAGCAATGCCACCTTCTTCATAGAGCGACGCAACCCACTTCCAGAACGGCTGGGAGTGAGCATCGCGCTGAAACTCACTGCCTTCGTTCCATGCGCGCGCGACCGCATCGAACTGACCTCCCGCGAGCACCTCGCTCGCTGGACCGGCACCTGCGAACAAGAGGCGCAGACGATGATCCTTCACCTGGTTATCCAGCTCCACGGTCATCTTCAATTCCGATGCACCGCGATCCAAGCGGAGTATGACCCGGAACCGGGACGGCTTCATAACCGCCGACCTTCTCCGCTTCGTATGATCAAGGCTCTCGGGCAGCTCCCATACGAATTCATACTTGCATTCCTCGTAAAGCTCGTTTCGCGTCAAACCGGTGAACGATACCGGTCCTTGCCAGACGGAGGGGGTGTCGCCCTCTGCGTTCTTGAATACGTAGAGATCTCCGGCATCGCCGGCATCCTGAAGACGCCCCTGATTGCTGTATATGACACCTGTCGATTTGTCATGAACATGGAACGAGCCGTCCGGCTGCAGCTCCACTTTCAACCGGTCATTTTCCAGGACGGGATATGGCGTCGTCTGCTCGGGCATCTCGCGAACCAAGGCACCTTTCTTATTCGGCCGTACTTGATAAGCCGCGTACCCGAGCGCCGGTGCGTCAGGCTGCCATTCAATGTCGACGCGCTTTACTCTCAGGACGCCAGGCAGATTAATGGGGCTGATCACCTGAATCCGGCTGGGTCGTTCGGAGATGATGCGATACGGGATCATTTGCCCTGCATCGTCCATCAAGGCGAAATCCGCAACCTGATCCTCCTCGAGAAAATAAACCGGCATCCGAATGACGGCGGAAGAGCGAAGCTGGGAGGTATTGAACACAACCGCCTTCTGGTCGCCTAACTCGAATCGATCGGCACTCACTTGCTTCGCGACCGCTTTCATTTTACGGTCGATGATCTCCTCCGCCAATTCCTCCAACCGCGCGTAGCGGTCCATCATATGATCATGCACGATGTCTTGGCTGCAGCCGCATATGCTGTCGTGCGGGTGGTTCTCCATATACAGCTTCCAGAAGTAATCGATCGTCTCCGATTCATAATCATCCAGTTCGGCCATCCGGCAGAATACCGACAGCGGCTCGATCCACTTCTCCACCAGATCGTGACTATGGGCATTCGCCTGCTTTAAGTAAATCCGGCTGGATAAGGTTCCGGCCAGAATACTGTATTCGAAGCATTCCCGCAACTCGCCCGTAACCGTCTCCAGTACACCCTCCGGCTGATCCCGCATATAGGCTTGAACGCCTTGAACATAATCCGTCAGTCTGCTGTGTACGATGTCGATCTCGCCCTCCGACTGTTCGCGCAGCTTGAATAGCACTTCTGTCAGATCGTACTGGGCTTCCAGGTGATCCACGCCGTTCATCATCGCATGATGCGGAGAAGGATTGACCGCCTCCTCCCGCTCGCGCATACCGGCAAAGACGCTCCGGAGCTCTTCTTCTCCACTCGGCAGCCGCTGAGCGCTGTTGTACCAATAATAGAGCAGCATGCCGTCGACGGCGGACCCGTCAGGCGCCTGCCAACGGAAGAAGGGGAGGCGATGCTTCCCGATATCGTAGCCCCGGCCGAACACGCAGTTGTCCAGCCCCACCTCCCGGAAGATCTGCGGCATCTGCCCGATTAATCCGAAGTGATCGGGAAGGTATCCCACCTTCATCTCGCCGCCCAATAGGCGCGAGTCGGCAATTCCGGTTAACAGGTTCCGCACGGTAGATTCGCCGCTGGTCAGAAACAGATCGTTCTGCTGATACCACGGCCCGATCAGAATCCGTCCCTGCTTAATATAAGCCTCAAGGCGTTCGCGATTGCTTGGCCGCAGGGCGTAATAATCCTCCAGAACGATCGTCTGGCCGTCCAAATGAAAATAGCGGAACTCCGGATCGCGGTCCAGCAGCGCAAGCAGCCGGTCGATCAGGTTGACCAGCCGGTAGCGAAATCGTTCAAGCGGCAAATACCATTCACGGTCCCAATGCGTATGCGATATAAAATGATAGGTTTTCTTCGTCGACATAGCGCCACCCTTCCATTATGCAGCATGCCGGGAACTGGGGAGTCCCGGCATGGCTTCAACATTTCGCACTCATAATCGCTTTAACGGCCCGTTCCCCCGAAGCGCAGATCCGCCCAATTGGACTGGTCATCGCCATTGCCGACCCACATGATTTGCTCCCAATTGGCAGGTCCATGCGTGGCCAGCACGGACATTCCGATCGTTCCCCCTTCTTCAGGCGCAAAAGGAATCATCTGCAGCTCAGCCCAAGGAATGGCGATCTCAACGGTATAATGGTTGTTATTAACCGAAGAGGCAATGGTTGCTTCCGTAAGCGGATATTCCGCCGCGCCTCCGTTATGCCCCTCCCGGATCAGAATGTGCGGCTGGCCATCCGGTCCGCTCGACATCTCCCGATTGGGCGCTGACCGTAATTTCTTCGGCACCGTCCCACTCTCCGGGTTGAAGCGTTCCATCGGCTTGAACAGGCGCCGCCGCTTTGGCTGATGTATAGGTCACCTGTTCTTTGATCCACGGCTTAGCTTCCGCCTTCCCATCCTGTTCGTTGGACACACCCACGGATTACCCGTTCAACGTCCAAGTCAACTATCCTTTATGCAAAATTCACTTTCAGCGTCACGATTTGCTTTGACATGACGTTCACCTTCACTGTACTGCCGTCGACGGTCAGTTCGTCCAGAAGCCTGTCGTCTAAATTAACCCGCTGCACGGATAACAGCGGACGATCGAAGCCGAGCACCCCTTCGCCATCTGTATCTTCAATATTGAATATTCGCACGACATAGCCATTCCCGTCATCCGCTTGCTTATAAGCACTTAGAATAAGTTCCTCCGATTCAAGAGTCAGGTATGACTTACGCAAAGGTAAATCCGCTTCCCTCCGATGAGGCGTCTCCCTGTACTGCTTGCCTTGCTTGCGGTTGATGGTCTTAATTCCTGCCGAATAAAGCTGATGCTCCTTCCACAAGCCGGCACGGCTATCCTTCTTCGCCGCGAATAGGCGTATGGCATACTCAAAGTCCAGCTGTCCCAGCAGTTGACCGCCGTCACTTCCATCGCTGAGCACTTCCTTATGCGTGCTCCGGTATAACGTCAAGGCGATCGTGCGCCCGGCGTTATCCCTTACCGAAACTTCGTATAAGCCTTTGCTGTAGAGCGCAAAGCCCCTTTCCCCGTCATCCAACGCCACAATGCCATTATGGGGAACGACCTCGAAGGGCTTGCGCAAATAGTCGGATTGATCGGGAACGCGAACGTCCCGCTTTACGAAATCGAACGGCGTGCTCGTATAATAATGCTCTGCATCCAGACCTGCCGGAAACAGCAGACGCAAGCGATGGTCCCTTGCTGTATTCGTAATCGATGTGCGGCAGTAAATAACCGGATCATCCTTCTTAAGATCGATATAAGTCGTTACCGGCACGTCAACGAGCTCGCTGCTCCGTCCGTTCTCGCCCGCTTCTATGCCCTTGGGCAGCTTCAACGTGAGCTGCACGCGGATTGTCGATTGATAGGCGCCGTCCGCTACCGTCGATATGACCGCTTGAAGTCCGGAAGACCGTACCTTCGTATTGCCGACAGGAGCGATATGGCTCCAGCCGTCCCCGATATCCCCTTCATCCTCGAACACCAGCAGCCCTTTGCAGGTATGTCCGGATCGGATATCCGTCACATCGATGGTTCCGCTCGCGCCTACTTGAACAATGATTCGCCCGTTGTTCCACGTAT carries:
- a CDS encoding ABC transporter substrate-binding protein, giving the protein MNGPEQDWEGRLAGKPPLTNGFTSKLERKVRERIRMRSNERNARKSPFRAVAAVLSITLLLGGGWWFRDDLKQLAGQGASNDALASIFDDPLAGQEAVLKVGLVEYGDFDNIKKPFIIRHPFVQIETVFASGEILQDPDKYSEWFAKENADLLMLPMHKYRELAADGKLKALDTLIKQSNFDVEAIHKPLIDLLRNAGGGELYGLPVEFQSSALFVNKTLFAKHNIPLPDESATMDDILKLASRFAGTDAAGLTTYERGNPYEIARIAGQSSGLKTLAFEKERVTAMVQTDGWKRVWEQVAEGIEAGWIQYPEKMDMTKGSVSMSEIMKNDLFAQGKAAMSLAGSNYYGFLIDEEARGKKKPGFEWMTSSYRIDSAATNQGEYMEPMFVYAMSSSTNNEDAAWELLQFTAGPEIASRFDQSSRYGGKLLGRMSAMKSQPKEKWAGFYSMQPDPSNAAAELALQADARYGEAASLLGRASSKQFLDVVNGTKTVDQALAELQTELNASLGKLGKRGEQP
- a CDS encoding RNA polymerase sigma factor, producing the protein MNDLQQFDYLKHVTGGLDRSAVLDELMREYGKDVWNFAFFLTRQRELADDIAQDVFVKVYERLYDFRGQSSVKTWLLAITRNKARDALRSSWLRKVTLLPVWFDREMHPSAERETMDKLDMEEVWSIVLELPRKLREALLLNSHYGLSMKEAAELLGVSEGTVKSRLHRARAAVNRKWAKETAACGEEEWV
- a CDS encoding MFS transporter → MSSVSASQGAAGQLLRNRFFQTVMLSNVLLQIGIWVRNFAILMFVTDKTGNDPVAVSLISFVEFAPIFIFSFIGGTFADRWRPKRTMIWCDILSSVSVFVVLLTLVFQAWEAIYFATLVSAILSQFSQPSVMKLFKQHIPENQLQTAMAFFQTLVAIMMVGGPALGIAAYHQLGIELSISVMGIAFLLSALVLVRIPADRKEEHAGAVKRRVTQDLKDGIRYVMRSQVLRTLCGTFALAGLAVGIVQTLGLFIVTERLGKPKEFLQFMMMVNGVAMLIGGISVMALAKRLSPQKMLALGMLVNTVCMIGIGFSTNVTLTMVLQFTNGLFFPVIQVAISTMMLQWSEESFVGRVNGVVSPMFSGMMVTTIATSGLLMKVMPLVTIYSIAGLLMFAGALLLVPIFKHKAPVREMSGAPIAASAGTH
- a CDS encoding GIY-YIG nuclease family protein; protein product: MNRRKELQNEFGMKKRAMGVYQIINRNNGKRFVGSSTTLDSVWKREEFMLQMGTHMNKALQAEWTQSGGVGFEFEVLAQLKLEDDIRHDYKDIILPNGAGLRSDVIQSYRNELKALEELWLEELQPFEPAGYNRRPRAR
- a CDS encoding DUF2087 domain-containing protein — its product is MIFSDLFDRASLHELKQGFLYEAESESYVCLLCGESFEEGVVFPADGRFLEARKYAVYHIGAVHGSMLEYYLSLDKKATGLTDLQKQLIGAFASGMSDADTVRLTGGGSASTIRNHRFALKEKAKQAKLFLAIIEMMDSKVPSGAKFVPIHRTAPLVDERYALTQDEYAVLLNKYLPLGPDGPLTKLPRKEKHKVALLKHVTAKFKKGIRYNEKEVNEILIRFLDEEYVTLRRYLIDYGFLDREDDGSAYWLND
- a CDS encoding glycoside hydrolase family 38 N-terminal domain-containing protein, encoding MSTKKTYHFISHTHWDREWYLPLERFRYRLVNLIDRLLALLDRDPEFRYFHLDGQTIVLEDYYALRPSNRERLEAYIKQGRILIGPWYQQNDLFLTSGESTVRNLLTGIADSRLLGGEMKVGYLPDHFGLIGQMPQIFREVGLDNCVFGRGYDIGKHRLPFFRWQAPDGSAVDGMLLYYWYNSAQRLPSGEEELRSVFAGMREREEAVNPSPHHAMMNGVDHLEAQYDLTEVLFKLREQSEGEIDIVHSRLTDYVQGVQAYMRDQPEGVLETVTGELRECFEYSILAGTLSSRIYLKQANAHSHDLVEKWIEPLSVFCRMAELDDYESETIDYFWKLYMENHPHDSICGCSQDIVHDHMMDRYARLEELAEEIIDRKMKAVAKQVSADRFELGDQKAVVFNTSQLRSSAVIRMPVYFLEEDQVADFALMDDAGQMIPYRIISERPSRIQVISPINLPGVLRVKRVDIEWQPDAPALGYAAYQVRPNKKGALVREMPEQTTPYPVLENDRLKVELQPDGSFHVHDKSTGVIYSNQGRLQDAGDAGDLYVFKNAEGDTPSVWQGPVSFTGLTRNELYEECKYEFVWELPESLDHTKRRRSAVMKPSRFRVILRLDRGASELKMTVELDNQVKDHRLRLLFAGAGPASEVLAGGQFDAVARAWNEGSEFQRDAHSQPFWKWVASLYEEGGIAVYAKGLYEYEMTDQGRTIGITILRGVETINMREEVGLEEDRQPKGQCLGASTVELSIRPFSNESKTRLYQEAERFHQGVKTKLHPIDQERWTRGRAWVQDTAHKGLFKEEDPNANKPALPLRRSFLEVDGEVMLSALKWSVDGNNAVLRIYNVENKASVVSIAADGLESEVMAANLLEQPHAAIPVQSGRFEAQVEAKKIKTYRM